One window from the genome of Pedobacter schmidteae encodes:
- a CDS encoding RagB/SusD family nutrient uptake outer membrane protein, producing the protein MKYIKTAYLIAFLSLACSCKKYLDVVPDSIATIENAFTLRSSAEKYLFTCYSYMPLDGSFNDNPAFNSGDEVWYMDPIKDVDPDFANVAKGLQNSASPLGNFWSGGFQGKPLFQGLRDCNNFLANIDKVKELDQYERDRWIAEVKFLKAYYTFYLLRMYGPVPLIKENLPISSGPAEVKVYRDPVDDCFNYVVELLDESIANELLPNRIMGNESAELGRITRCIAKAFRAKVLVTAASPLFNGNTDYAGLVDNKGRQLFNQTYDPHKWELAVAACKDAIEFCQLYGYALSVHKENTGYKLNDTTRIQVDIRTALTEKVNSSEVIWANTNSRAGDIQRYSMANINTFTSTSNAKSIIAPTLKMAELFYSNHGVPINEDKKWDYGNRYALKTSVDSADRTHVAMGEQTVMLHFNREPRFYADLGFDRGIWYGNWVNNYDSNIVGGLLYVKGRAGETAARQGASNYSITGYYPKKLVNIETTVAADGNITSNTVQYPWPEMRMADLYLLYSEALNELNGPSDEAYKWINLVRARAGLNSVQDSWVNFSKDPSKYTTKAGFRSIIQQERSIELMFEGQRYWDLKRWKTAHLVLNDYIKGWDITQKDAVSYYKQVLLFDQRFGLKDYFWPIEIGELRINKNLVQNPGW; encoded by the coding sequence ATGAAATATATAAAAACCGCCTATCTGATTGCTTTTTTAAGCCTGGCGTGCTCTTGTAAAAAATACCTGGATGTGGTGCCCGACAGTATTGCAACCATAGAAAATGCATTTACGTTGCGAAGCTCTGCAGAAAAATATTTGTTTACCTGTTATTCATACATGCCCCTGGACGGTTCGTTTAACGACAATCCTGCATTTAATTCGGGCGATGAGGTCTGGTACATGGATCCCATTAAAGATGTGGATCCGGACTTTGCCAACGTAGCAAAAGGGCTGCAAAATTCGGCTAGTCCACTGGGGAATTTCTGGAGCGGAGGCTTTCAGGGAAAACCACTTTTTCAAGGATTAAGGGATTGCAATAACTTTTTGGCAAATATAGATAAGGTTAAGGAACTGGATCAATATGAAAGAGATCGCTGGATTGCAGAGGTGAAATTCCTGAAAGCTTATTATACGTTTTACCTGTTGCGCATGTATGGCCCGGTGCCCTTGATTAAGGAAAACCTGCCTATTTCAAGCGGGCCTGCTGAGGTGAAGGTTTACCGCGATCCGGTGGATGATTGTTTTAACTATGTTGTTGAACTGCTGGATGAGTCGATTGCGAATGAACTCCTGCCAAACCGGATTATGGGGAATGAAAGTGCTGAACTGGGAAGAATTACGAGGTGTATTGCTAAAGCATTTAGGGCTAAGGTTTTGGTAACAGCCGCAAGTCCTTTATTTAATGGGAATACAGATTATGCAGGTTTGGTAGACAACAAAGGCCGGCAGCTGTTTAACCAGACTTACGATCCGCACAAATGGGAATTGGCCGTTGCGGCCTGCAAGGATGCTATTGAATTTTGTCAGCTTTACGGATATGCCTTGTCGGTCCATAAAGAAAATACGGGATATAAGTTAAATGACACCACCCGGATACAGGTTGACATACGTACTGCACTGACAGAAAAAGTAAACAGCTCGGAAGTAATATGGGCAAATACCAATAGCCGTGCGGGCGACATACAGCGCTATTCTATGGCCAATATCAACACCTTCACGAGCACTTCCAATGCCAAAAGTATTATTGCACCTACGCTTAAAATGGCTGAGTTGTTCTATTCCAATCATGGCGTTCCTATCAATGAAGACAAAAAATGGGATTATGGCAACCGTTATGCCTTAAAAACTTCGGTCGACTCGGCCGATAGAACACATGTAGCCATGGGCGAACAAACGGTGATGTTGCATTTCAACAGAGAGCCAAGGTTTTATGCTGATCTGGGATTTGACAGGGGTATTTGGTACGGCAACTGGGTAAATAATTATGATTCCAATATTGTTGGCGGACTGCTATATGTTAAAGGAAGGGCCGGAGAAACGGCCGCCAGACAGGGCGCGAGTAACTATTCCATTACCGGATATTATCCTAAAAAGCTGGTTAACATTGAAACTACTGTGGCTGCAGATGGAAATATTACCAGTAATACCGTGCAGTATCCATGGCCGGAAATGAGGATGGCCGATTTATATCTCCTTTATTCGGAGGCACTAAACGAGCTAAATGGCCCCAGTGATGAGGCTTACAAATGGATTAACCTTGTCCGGGCGCGTGCAGGATTGAATTCGGTACAGGATTCATGGGTCAACTTCTCTAAAGATCCTTCAAAGTATACTACTAAAGCCGGTTTCCGTTCAATTATTCAGCAGGAAAGATCCATCGAGTTGATGTTTGAAGGGCAGCGCTACTGGGATTTAAAAAGATGGAAAACAGCGCATCTGGTTTTAAATGACTACATCAAAGGTTGGGATATCACCCAAAAGGATGCGGTTTCTTATTATAAACAGGTATTGCTTTTTGATCAGCGTTTTGGTTTAAAAGATTATTTCTGGCCAATTGAAATCGGAGAGTTACGGATCAATAAAAACCTGGTGCAAAATCCAGGATGGTAA
- a CDS encoding TonB-dependent receptor, whose amino-acid sequence MKLIIVIMTTLLIEVSASGRAQEITFSQKSTSIKTVFKEITRQTGYQVICDGELIKTAGLADVDFRQASLQEVLDHFFSKKLIRWTIDDKTLIIRKDPGASAVIVPAVEKRSPLKALAKEIRGIVSDTVGPLPGVSIAVKGKTSIGTTTDINGRFILDVQDENAVVVFSMVGYLTQEIPVKGKTVINVILKSSNNVLDETVIVAFGKQKKESVIGSITTIKPGELRVPSSNLTTALAGRLAGVIAYQRSGEPGADNAEFFIRGATTFGYKKDPLILIDGMEYTTAELARLNVDDIATFSIMKDATANALYGARGANGVILVTTKEGKEGKAKISLRVENSISEPTKMVQLADPVTYMKLHNESVLTRNPLGVLPYAQSKIDNTISGINPAMFPSVDWQGDLFSKRALNQRVNLNLSGGGQIATYYVASSVTQDHGNLKVDQRNNFNTNIDLKNYSLRSNVNIKVTKSTTALIRIFGSFGEYTGPLTSGADMYLNVMRTNPVMFRPYYEPDARHQFANHILFGNAETGNYLNPYAEMVKGYKQSSNSLMGAQFELNQDFSNILTQGLSMRAMVNTNRRADFAISRAYIPFLYSATSYDKLSNTFLLNDLNADQGSDYISYVPGKKSVSSTFHGEMAGNYNRTFNKHNVTGMVIFTMQNDANGNETTLQKSLPSRNLTLGGRGTYAYDNRYFGEFNFAYNGSERFYKDQRFGFFPSAGGAWYVSNEKFFKPLQSVVTKLKLRGNYGLVGNDAIGSADDRFFYLSNVNMNSPLYGASFGTDGAYTRPGISVGRYDNTAITWETARNSTFGMELGLFNKWDIIAEYFTERRYNILMDRASIPRTMGLQGSTPKANVGKARSKSVDISLNYSDDVSKNLFVSLIGNFTYSKNKFDAYEEPEYANPWSYRVGQPIKQGWGYIAERLFVDEEEVRSSPIQKFGSTPTMAGDIKFRDVNRDGQINSDDMVPIGYPTSPEIVYGFGFRISFKNRIDINAFAQGSARSSFWIDPSSTAPFISYRYEKDDPAPAGALLNNQLLKAYADDHWSEDNRNLYAMWPRLSSVRNMNNVQQSTWFMRNGAFLRIKQVEVGYNFSSRLIKKVGMDKLRIYASGTNLYTFTGFKLWDIEMGGDGLKYPNQRVYNIGLEVGF is encoded by the coding sequence ATGAAGTTGATCATCGTCATTATGACTACTTTATTGATAGAGGTTAGTGCCTCTGGACGTGCGCAGGAAATTACTTTTTCACAAAAAAGCACATCCATAAAAACGGTATTTAAAGAAATTACGCGTCAAACCGGATATCAGGTAATTTGTGATGGCGAGCTGATTAAAACTGCCGGCCTTGCTGATGTTGATTTCCGACAGGCAAGCCTGCAGGAGGTCCTGGACCATTTTTTCTCCAAAAAACTGATTCGATGGACGATAGATGATAAAACGTTGATCATCAGGAAGGATCCGGGAGCCAGCGCAGTTATTGTGCCCGCGGTTGAAAAAAGAAGCCCGCTTAAAGCATTGGCAAAAGAGATAAGGGGTATCGTAAGTGATACCGTTGGTCCGTTGCCAGGTGTTTCTATAGCTGTTAAGGGGAAAACCTCGATAGGTACAACCACCGATATTAACGGCCGGTTTATATTGGATGTGCAGGATGAAAACGCAGTGGTGGTGTTTAGTATGGTAGGTTACCTTACGCAGGAAATTCCGGTAAAGGGGAAGACGGTAATTAATGTAATCTTAAAATCATCTAATAATGTGCTGGATGAAACCGTTATCGTTGCTTTTGGTAAACAAAAGAAAGAATCGGTAATCGGATCAATTACCACCATTAAGCCTGGAGAGCTGAGGGTACCCTCGAGCAACCTGACCACGGCCCTGGCCGGTAGGCTTGCGGGCGTAATTGCCTATCAGAGAAGCGGTGAACCGGGGGCAGATAATGCAGAGTTTTTTATCCGGGGAGCTACCACTTTTGGCTATAAAAAAGATCCTTTGATCCTGATTGACGGGATGGAATATACCACCGCTGAGCTTGCCCGTTTAAACGTAGACGATATTGCTACTTTCTCTATTATGAAAGATGCTACAGCGAACGCCCTTTATGGGGCCCGTGGCGCTAATGGAGTTATCCTGGTAACCACAAAAGAAGGAAAAGAAGGTAAAGCAAAAATCAGTTTGCGCGTTGAGAATTCTATATCCGAACCTACAAAAATGGTTCAGCTGGCCGATCCGGTTACCTATATGAAACTGCACAATGAGTCGGTACTGACCAGAAACCCTTTGGGTGTGCTGCCTTATGCACAAAGCAAAATTGACAATACCATATCGGGAATAAACCCGGCTATGTTTCCTTCGGTAGACTGGCAAGGCGACCTTTTTAGCAAGCGCGCGTTAAACCAGAGGGTTAACCTTAATTTGAGTGGTGGCGGGCAGATTGCTACCTATTACGTGGCCAGTTCAGTTACCCAGGATCATGGTAACCTGAAGGTAGACCAGCGGAATAACTTCAACACCAATATTGATTTGAAAAATTATTCTTTGCGTTCCAACGTAAATATTAAGGTCACCAAGTCAACTACCGCACTCATCCGTATTTTCGGATCATTTGGAGAGTATACGGGGCCACTGACATCGGGAGCCGATATGTATCTAAATGTGATGAGAACCAACCCGGTAATGTTTCGTCCTTATTATGAACCGGATGCAAGACACCAGTTTGCCAATCATATTCTTTTTGGAAATGCCGAAACTGGTAACTATCTGAATCCTTATGCAGAGATGGTAAAAGGGTACAAACAATCATCAAATTCATTAATGGGTGCACAGTTTGAACTGAATCAGGATTTCTCTAATATCCTTACACAGGGACTTTCAATGAGGGCTATGGTAAATACGAACCGCAGAGCCGATTTTGCAATTTCACGTGCTTACATCCCGTTTTTGTATAGTGCAACCAGCTATGATAAGTTAAGTAATACTTTTCTTTTAAATGACCTGAATGCTGATCAGGGATCAGATTACATCAGTTATGTACCAGGTAAAAAAAGTGTTTCATCTACTTTTCATGGTGAGATGGCAGGTAATTACAACCGTACATTCAATAAACATAACGTAACCGGTATGGTGATTTTTACCATGCAAAATGACGCAAACGGTAACGAAACCACCTTACAAAAATCGTTGCCTTCACGCAACCTTACTTTGGGCGGACGTGGTACCTATGCCTATGATAACAGGTATTTTGGTGAATTTAACTTTGCTTACAATGGTTCCGAGCGTTTTTACAAAGATCAACGTTTTGGATTCTTCCCATCTGCCGGAGGTGCCTGGTATGTCTCTAACGAAAAATTCTTTAAGCCCTTGCAATCGGTGGTTACAAAACTTAAGCTAAGAGGAAATTATGGTTTGGTAGGTAATGATGCAATTGGTAGTGCTGATGATCGGTTTTTTTACCTGTCTAACGTAAACATGAACAGTCCGTTATATGGTGCCAGTTTTGGAACTGACGGCGCCTATACCAGGCCAGGTATATCGGTAGGTCGTTATGACAATACCGCAATTACCTGGGAAACGGCAAGGAATTCAACTTTTGGAATGGAACTGGGCTTGTTTAATAAATGGGATATTATTGCCGAGTACTTTACAGAAAGAAGGTATAATATTTTGATGGACAGGGCCTCTATTCCAAGAACCATGGGTTTGCAAGGGAGTACGCCGAAGGCAAATGTTGGAAAAGCCCGGTCAAAATCAGTCGACATCAGCCTGAATTATTCCGATGACGTTAGCAAAAACCTTTTTGTATCCTTGATTGGTAACTTTACCTATTCTAAAAATAAATTTGATGCCTACGAAGAACCGGAGTATGCCAACCCCTGGTCGTACCGTGTTGGGCAGCCCATTAAACAGGGATGGGGATATATTGCAGAGCGTTTGTTTGTAGATGAAGAAGAGGTACGAAGCTCGCCAATACAGAAGTTTGGTTCGACACCTACCATGGCCGGTGACATTAAATTCCGTGATGTAAACAGAGATGGGCAGATCAATTCTGACGATATGGTCCCAATTGGCTATCCAACATCTCCGGAGATTGTTTATGGATTTGGATTTCGCATCAGTTTTAAAAACCGCATAGATATTAATGCCTTTGCTCAGGGATCTGCACGGTCATCTTTCTGGATAGATCCTTCTTCAACTGCGCCTTTCATTTCTTACCGGTATGAGAAAGATGATCCTGCACCTGCGGGAGCCTTGCTGAACAATCAGTTGTTAAAGGCTTATGCCGATGACCATTGGTCGGAAGATAACCGGAATTTGTATGCCATGTGGCCTAGGTTGAGTTCGGTTAGAAATATGAACAACGTGCAGCAAAGTACCTGGTTTATGCGTAACGGGGCCTTTTTACGCATTAAGCAGGTAGAGGTGGGGTATAATTTTTCGAGCAGGCTTATTAAAAAAGTAGGAATGGATAAACTGCGCATCTATGCCAGTGGAACCAATCTGTATACGTTTACAGGCTTTAAACTATGGGACATAGAGATGGGCGGAGATGGTTTAAAATATCCGAATCAGCGTGTCTATAATATTGGTCTTGAAGTTGGATTTTAA